The genomic region GCATTCAGAAAAGAAGTCGGGTGGAGGAGTACTTATAGCAATATTaatgaaattcaattctgAGCTCATCCCCGCTAGGAAATTTGCTGAATTTGAACATGTTTGGGTTAAGGTGAATCTCCTGGGTGAAACACACGTATTCGTCTCAGTATATTTTCCCCCACACAATGCCCGAAAAGAGGCTTATGAACTTTTCTTCAACACCGCAGACGATATAATGTCCAGTTTGCTTCCTGCGGTCAAAGTTCATATATATGGTGACTTTAACCAGCGCACCATTGATTTCATTCCAGATTCAGATAACGAATGTATTCTGATTCCACTGAttggtgaaaatgaaacacatcaGTATATCTTTGAAAAAACTGCTAATTTAGGTCTAAATCAGATAAATCATGTTAAAAATACGCAAAATTGTTACCTAGATTTTTTCCTCACTAACATCTATGAAGACTTTTACGTTACTCAATGCTTATCCCCTCTTTGGAAGAACGAAGCATTTCACACTGCCATAGAGTTTTCGTTATTTATACATAGCAATCAACGGCCTTCTGAATGTGAATTCGAACTCGTATACCAATATCATCTCGCAAACTACTCAGAAATTAGGCATAAACTTAAAATGATAAACTGGCAGATACTTTCAGCATCCGCAGAATCTGTTGAAACTGCAGTTcaagaattttataaaatactTGATGATGTTGTAGTTGAACATGTACCATCTAAATCTGTTAGGCGAAACTGCAGAATAGGCCAACCAGTTTGGTTCAATAAGGATATAAAACATCTAAAGAATCGGAAGCAAAAAGcacataaattttataaacaaaatatgaacGATAGGAACCTTACAAATTACCTTAATATTTGCAACCAACTCAATCGTGCAATTCAATTTGCATACGAAGAATACAACTCAAAAACAGAGTCAGAAATAAGAACACGACCCAAGTCATTCTTCAAATTTGTCAGAACCAAACTTAAATCTAACAACTTTCCATCCAAAATGCACTTTAACGAATCAATCGGTGAAAACTCGTTCGACATCTGCAAACTGTTCTCTCTTTTCTTCGAAACAATATATACAACATTCTCTGACATAGATCGCGATCGCGAATATTTTGATTTCTATCCCGACTTTGCTGTAGACGTCAATGTGAGTGCAGTAAACAAACAGGATATACTAGAAGCTATAAACAAATTGGATGCCTCTAAAAGTTCTGGCCCTGATGGGATCCCACCGATCTTCCTAATTAATGTTAAAGAAGAGATTGTTATAcccttactttttatttttaatttgtcactTGCATCTGGTGTATTCCCAACACCGTGGAAAAAGTCTTTCCTAATTCCAATCTTTAAAAGTGGCAAGAAATCTGATATCTGTAATTACCGCGGCATCGCAATAATGTCATGCATCCCTAAACTTTTTGAATCCATcattaacaaaaaactttttgatcaaaccaaacacaaattaACCACTATGCAGCACGGATTTTTCAAAGGACGCTCAACCGCTACAAATCTTCTCGAGTTTGTTGATTATTCTTTGACAGCAATGGACAATGGTAACTATGTAGAAACTCTTTACACAGATTTTAGTAAAGCTTTCGATCGCATTGATATACCTCTGTTATTGtttaaattgcaaaaatttgGAGTTAAACCTATCTTTCTAAAATGGCTGGAGTCTTATCTAACTGGTCGTAAACAAATTGTTAGATTCAATGGGAAACAAGGCGATCCCATATCAGTCACTTCTGGAGTCCCCCAAGGCTCGCATCTCGGCCCACTTCTTTTCATCATGTTTGTTAATGATATTTCATTTGTACTCCAGAATGTAAAAATTCTTATGTATGCAGATGATATGAAACTCTTTCTGGAGATCAAAGAAGTTAACGATATCGAACTATTTCAggaagaaatcaataaattctACATCTGGTGTAACAAAAGCCTGTTACAATTGAATATTGGAAAATGCCACTCTCTCACTGTAAGCAGGAAGCGTAACACCCCTACAAGTTCAATATACTTAGGATCCCAAGTAGTCGGTAGGTGCGAGAATGTAAGAGACTTGGGGGTCATCATAGACTCCAAGCTCACATTTATTCCACATAACAACTTTATAATAGGAAGAGCTAGGAGCATGTTAGGGTTCATCAAACGTTTTAGTCTAAATTTTCAAGATCCATATACATTAAAAACGTTATACAATGCCTATGTCCGATCCATCCTTGAATACTGCAGTGTGGTTTGGTCACCGTTCGCTTCCTCTCGACAAAACTTGATTGAATCGGTCCAAAagcaatttttattattcgccCTTCGAAAATTAGGCTGGACACAATATCCCCTTCCGTCCTACGAGGCCCGTTGCAAGCTAATAGACATGCAAACATTAAAAGAACGCCGCGAATTTGCTAAGGTATCTTTTGTTAACGATTTGGTCTCTCAACGCATTGATGCACCAGAAATTTTGTCTAAGCTAAATATATACGTACCATCCCGACAATTACGAAACAGAGAACTATTTGCAACGAACCAATACCGTACCGATTATGCTAGATTCGGACCTCTTAATCAAATGATGGCAAGTTATAACAAACATTCTGAATCTATTGATCTAACAATGTCAAAGCCAAtgcttaaaaattattttaaatccaatcaccggtaatttttgttgttagttttgtttttattttttgtttaactgttttaatttaaactagAAATAAGTTATCTCTAAGTTTGTACATGGTCTACTTGTTTGAcgacaataaataaataaataaatttcccaaCGAATGATAAGTGAAACGTGTGACTTTCCTCGAACAGAAAGCTCCATTGGATTGGAAGCTGTCTATTATCAAACAGTTTACAGTTTTGTTTAATAGTTTAGTTTAGGTTTGCAAACATGATCTTAACAATAATATCACAAGGACAATGTACATTTAACGACAGCTAGATCGATCGCTACCATCGTCATTCCTGATTTGACAGGTCATGTATTCTAGTGATGACGGGATGAAGGTGAATGATAAATAAGTGCTTTGATAAGGGATCCCCTTGTTACACGGAACGTTGGATAGGAaaggaagaagataaagagCCGTTCACAGGGATACGAGAAGAGGACTGTTCCCCAATTTTGCTCAAAAGGCAAACATGATCAGGATTCAAATACAAGAAGTCCATCGATTCAAACAGAAAGTCCCTAATTATCCATAAATCTTCCAAGTCGTAGCTTCATTATCCTCGAGTGGAGCATATAATCCGTGTTAACTAGAGAGATCTCTTCCCCTCCAAACTTTTCGGAATATGACCATTGAAGGCTGTCTATTGGGATTCCATCCGGACCAGGTGACTTCAGATGTTTCGATTTTTGAATTGCATTAAGGATTTCAGGTGGTCGTTCATAGTCTGGAGATGTAAATGCGAGTGATATGTGAACTGGAACCACGTGTGATATGAGAGAGCTCAACATAGTTTACTCTGAAGGCCTCCCACCTGTTACACAAAACTAATCCATCCACAACGATTTGCAAAGTAAGGCTCTGACTTCCTCCACTGGTAGCGTTACTGTCCGTATGATCGTTCTTCATTACCTTACCTGTAACTGTTTGCCGGGAAAGGGAAGGTGTAGGGAAAGGGGAAGGTACTCGAGGAGCTATAAACATTGATGAGGTATAGGCGTCCGCCTGAAGTCCAAAGATGTCCATTTTGTTGCTGGTCGATGCGGCCGCTACAATCAACACATTTGCCCGGATGAAGGATGCTGCTACCGGACCTGCCGCATACTACCAGAAACCCTAGCGACCTGCACCAGATTGTTCGGAACTGGTGCGTCTATTGTTTTACTCGGTGCGCCGGACGGTTCTCACCGGGACTGTCGGTGGGCTCTCCGAGACGGTCGGTGTGCGCGCCGTGACGATCATTGTGCTCGCCGGGACGATCGGTGCGCGGACGGTCGGTGTGATCACCCgagggactcttgctggagcAGGTGTTTCGGCGCCGTTCTGCACCGCCGAAGCGTACGACAGCCTCTGAGCGACTGATGTTCGCTTTCGGTGCCACAAGTTTCCACAATTTCGAGAAGAATTCCACAATGTACTTGTCATTGATATCCTCGGACAGGTCCTGGATTTTGATGACCATAGAATTGTCGACCATAGAGGTCGGAATTAGGAATTTATTCTCGTCGTTCAAAGAGCAAGGCTCTGGTCCTTCACTCGTATGTGTAGGAAGTGGGCTTGCCTCATCCGGATTGACACGATAGTTGAGGTGCTCTCGTCCGATCGCTACGAATCTTGGAGGGGAACTGTTACAAGAATAATTCGCTGTTACCAGATATTTGCTATAAGTTCAATCTAACCGCTTTTTCTTCGTCTGGTTGTTTGAATATAACAGCAGTTTGTGAACTTTGATGTCGAATGATTGAAACCGTACTACGTAACGAATAGATAAAACACGACTATGTTGTCTTAACTAAGAAAACGATAAGGTAAACCGAATACtgtaaacaatttaattgaGCATTTGAGCATTTGTTTGAGGAGGTAACTTGAAAGTAgaatatttgaataattttaatcgACCTCCTGTCGATTCCGAATCACCCCGATCAGTTTGCGCGGTTCCGATGCAAATGTACCAATCTCGGAACTCGACTGCATCTTCCGATTGTCTCACACATACCTGTAGAACAAGGTGTACTTTATCTCCCTTTATCGTTGTTTGTCTTTGCCCGCCCTTAGAGCTGTGAGAAATCTCCCCCTTCTCTCAAGCCCTGCTACCGAAGGTTTAAGTATAAAAGCCCGTGGGAGAAACTTCACCGACCGATAGTCCAACACCTGATCGCAAACCGGCGAGTACACACAGTCGTCATGAAGTTCTTAGTGTTTGCGATTGTTGTGCTGAGTGCAGCTTCCACTCCGAAAGCAGAGACATCAGTAAGTCAgaggtttgtgtgtgttttttttaatcccataaaaacgatacttttgtgTAAATTCTAGACTATATCCACATTGGAAGATGTTGGAAAAATTGCCAACGGTGAAACGTTTGCATTGGAGTGTCTAATCGAGAGTGGAATTAAGCTGGATTCGCTTGCGTCGTTGGCTACTAGCAGCGATTTGGATACGCCAAACAGCCAATTGAAGGTGAGCAAAGCACTCTTCCGTTCGCAGACCaatgaaaccattttcctcctccacAATAGTGCCTGTTGAAGTGTTTCTTCGAGAAAACGGGCTTCATGGATAAGGAAGGGAAGCTGCAGGAGGACGTTATCACCGAACAGCTGTCCCTGTTCACGACGAAAGACCGCATCGATGCGTTGGTGAAAAACTGTAACTTCCAAGAGCCGGACGCTTGCGAAACGGCCTACAAGGTGACCGAATGTTACTTCCAGAACAAGGCGGGTCTTTTCTAAGGAACGGAAGCTGGAAACCCTCAGCCGGAAGCGCACAGTTCATTAGTGCAGTGCAATTTCCACGTAACAATTATGGGTAATTTCCCTATCCGCTCGAGTGCTCCgtatttatgtgtgtgtgtgtccgaaCCGTGATTGAGCGGCGATTTGTGATTTGTTAA from Anopheles coustani chromosome 3, idAnoCousDA_361_x.2, whole genome shotgun sequence harbors:
- the LOC131258661 gene encoding general odorant-binding protein 56d-like, encoding MKFLVFAIVVLSAASTPKAETSTISTLEDVGKIANGETFALECLIESGIKLDSLASLATSSDLDTPNSQLKCLLKCFFEKTGFMDKEGKLQEDVITEQLSLFTTKDRIDALVKNCNFQEPDACETAYKVTECYFQNKAGLF